The Salegentibacter mishustinae genome includes a window with the following:
- the pelG gene encoding exopolysaccharide Pel transporter PelG, producing MTKDQIKAIAKLVVAVKERNGKPVNVYVVAATIESFGIRDVDVKEDYGFDDIFQLSKYIYKAYDAITLANLKNNNQRIAEAKTFKRLALTDYITTKNTKRFIVDYSSGLIHLFPVFLQVVSIIMFGFSLWTYSKFNNLQSTAVVLGVIFGFILSGGFVQVIGKQVSYYWYNKDYHMASYSTKKIIINGVLVIIGFFILSLLVNLVIPLYSFLFVIITFLYALFIGFLLLVLAPLYAVKQRWMLSLSVFIGTVVALSLHWYTPMHPYFVHWIGILTASLISVVYLYFFYKYKLQEHTAVKKKPKVMLSLYRNFNYFFYGAFLFVFVFMDRLVAWSSTLNRDIPYVIYYEKDYEIGMDLAILIFFLLGGVMEYAIHSYIRHMDFHQLDTKYSQFQSFNDKMKKMYFKHLRLFAVSALGIAIFLYLLITQPWGYSSGFDESLSDLSIRVCVLGSIGYLFLSLGMLNVLYLYTLGQHRKPLVAIIIAFLVNIIIGILLSRWISYEYSVVGMLLGSLVFMLFTTRETYNFFKNLDYYYYASY from the coding sequence ATGACTAAAGATCAAATTAAAGCTATTGCCAAACTTGTGGTTGCGGTTAAAGAACGGAACGGAAAACCCGTAAATGTTTATGTAGTAGCTGCCACCATAGAATCTTTTGGAATTAGGGATGTAGATGTTAAAGAGGATTATGGTTTTGATGATATTTTTCAACTTTCAAAATATATTTACAAAGCTTACGATGCCATAACCCTGGCAAATCTTAAGAATAATAACCAGCGTATCGCTGAAGCGAAAACCTTTAAAAGACTCGCACTAACCGACTATATTACTACAAAAAATACCAAGCGATTTATTGTAGATTACAGTTCTGGTCTTATCCATTTATTTCCCGTATTTCTACAGGTAGTTTCCATTATTATGTTTGGGTTTTCGCTATGGACCTATTCAAAATTTAATAATCTACAATCAACAGCGGTAGTGTTGGGGGTAATCTTTGGATTTATATTAAGTGGTGGCTTTGTTCAGGTTATTGGTAAACAGGTTTCTTACTATTGGTACAATAAGGATTACCATATGGCGAGTTATTCTACAAAAAAGATAATCATAAACGGGGTCCTTGTTATAATAGGATTTTTTATCCTATCGTTATTGGTTAATTTGGTGATTCCTCTTTACAGCTTTCTTTTCGTCATAATTACGTTTTTGTATGCACTTTTCATTGGATTTTTACTCCTTGTTTTAGCACCATTATATGCGGTTAAACAAAGATGGATGCTCTCTTTAAGTGTCTTTATAGGAACCGTAGTAGCGCTATCTTTACACTGGTATACTCCAATGCATCCTTATTTTGTGCACTGGATTGGTATTCTTACCGCTTCTTTAATCTCCGTAGTATATCTTTACTTCTTTTATAAATACAAACTTCAGGAACATACAGCTGTAAAGAAGAAACCCAAGGTAATGCTTTCGTTATATAGAAATTTCAATTATTTCTTCTATGGGGCATTCCTGTTTGTTTTTGTTTTTATGGATAGATTGGTAGCCTGGTCTTCTACTTTAAATCGGGATATTCCTTATGTGATCTATTATGAAAAAGATTATGAGATAGGAATGGACCTGGCAATTTTAATTTTCTTTCTTCTGGGTGGGGTTATGGAATATGCGATCCATTCGTATATACGCCATATGGATTTTCATCAATTAGATACAAAATACTCCCAGTTTCAAAGTTTTAATGACAAAATGAAAAAGATGTATTTTAAGCATCTGCGTCTTTTTGCGGTTAGTGCCCTGGGCATCGCTATATTTTTATACTTATTAATTACCCAGCCCTGGGGTTATTCGTCTGGTTTTGATGAAAGTCTAAGCGATTTAAGTATTAGGGTGTGTGTGCTAGGAAGTATAGGCTATTTGTTTTTAAGCCTGGGAATGCTTAATGTGCTGTACCTGTATACGTTAGGGCAACATAGGAAACCACTTGTTGCTATTATTATTGCCTTTTTAGTTAATATAATTATTGGGATCCTGCTAAGTAGATGGATTTCTTATGAATATAGCGTAGTAGGAATGCTCTTAGGTTCCCTGGTTTTTATGCTATTTACTACTAGAGAAACATACAATTTCTTTAAAAATCTGGATTATTACTATTATGCATCTTATTAA
- a CDS encoding endo alpha-1,4 polygalactosaminidase, with protein sequence MIAGAICLSTTQAVAQELTKEKQVLFTYGDFYPKDVSGYEIVVLESAHFDSEDIEILKQQNNTVIGYISLGEVNESAAHFPQVKDFTLGKNELWNSHILDIENEETRESLMNIFQFNMKKGLDGMFLDNIDNYTVFGPTPEKKDALLDFLQTIHIVFPEIYLMQNAGVSIIEDTHPYINSVAKESIATDYNFEKNKYQLREEEVFFQLLQELEKANKEYEIPIILIEYADTQKLKKAIKQRLKENPWTYFIGKIDLQSIPDKN encoded by the coding sequence ATGATAGCAGGCGCAATTTGTTTAAGCACTACACAGGCGGTTGCCCAGGAGCTTACTAAAGAAAAGCAGGTGCTTTTTACTTATGGTGATTTTTATCCTAAAGATGTTTCCGGTTATGAAATAGTAGTTCTTGAAAGTGCTCATTTTGATAGTGAAGATATCGAGATTTTAAAACAGCAGAATAACACCGTTATAGGTTATATAAGTTTAGGGGAAGTCAATGAATCTGCAGCTCATTTTCCGCAGGTAAAGGATTTCACCCTGGGAAAGAATGAGCTATGGAATAGTCATATTTTAGATATTGAAAATGAAGAAACAAGAGAATCTCTTATGAATATCTTCCAGTTTAATATGAAAAAAGGCCTTGATGGGATGTTTTTGGATAATATAGATAACTATACCGTATTTGGACCAACTCCAGAGAAAAAAGATGCTCTTTTAGACTTTTTACAAACTATTCATATTGTTTTTCCAGAGATTTATTTAATGCAAAATGCAGGTGTTTCAATAATTGAAGATACCCATCCCTATATAAATTCGGTTGCCAAAGAAAGTATAGCAACCGACTATAATTTTGAAAAAAATAAATATCAATTACGTGAGGAAGAAGTATTTTTTCAGCTCTTACAAGAACTTGAAAAAGCTAATAAAGAGTATGAAATTCCTATAATTTTAATTGAATATGCCGATACACAGAAATTGAAAAAAGCAATAAAGCAGCGATTAAAAGAAAACCCCTGGACATATTTTATTGGGAAAATAGATTTGCAAAGTATTCCTGATAAAAACTGA